One segment of Tistrella mobilis DNA contains the following:
- a CDS encoding phosphotransferase — MSGPNLVPVREAHRLDEAALSAYLADRLPDFDPADLEILQFEGGQSNPTYMLKSAGRRYVLRKKPPGKLLPSAHMVEREYRFIAGLADTDVPVAPARLLCEDAGIIGTAFYVMDYVEGRVLTDPTLPGLGPDERRATYDELNRVMAALHSVDFTAAGLADMGKATDYMARQIARWSKQYEATKTHEIPAMDQLIAWLPANIPADDSVSIAHGDYRIANVIYHPTEPKILAVLDWELATIGHPLADFAYNAMFYSLPAGDEGFPGLGGIDLGALGVPTEEEYVAAYCRRTGRDGIDDWPFYKAFAMFRLAAILQGVYHRGITGNASSERAKVVGARASLLAELGWKQVASD; from the coding sequence ATGTCCGGCCCCAATCTCGTTCCGGTCCGCGAGGCTCATCGCCTCGACGAGGCGGCGCTTTCGGCCTATCTGGCCGACCGTCTGCCCGATTTCGACCCCGCCGACCTCGAGATCCTGCAGTTCGAGGGCGGGCAGTCGAACCCGACCTATATGCTGAAGAGCGCGGGGCGCCGCTATGTGCTGCGCAAGAAGCCCCCGGGCAAGCTGCTGCCCTCGGCGCATATGGTGGAGCGGGAATATCGCTTCATCGCCGGGCTCGCCGACACCGATGTCCCGGTCGCGCCGGCGCGGCTGCTTTGCGAAGATGCAGGGATCATCGGCACGGCCTTCTATGTCATGGACTATGTCGAAGGCCGGGTGCTGACCGACCCGACCCTGCCCGGTCTTGGCCCCGACGAGCGCCGCGCCACCTATGACGAGCTCAACCGGGTGATGGCGGCGCTGCACAGCGTGGACTTCACGGCGGCGGGGCTGGCCGATATGGGCAAGGCCACCGACTACATGGCCCGCCAGATCGCCCGCTGGTCCAAGCAGTACGAGGCGACCAAGACCCACGAGATCCCGGCGATGGATCAGCTGATCGCCTGGCTGCCGGCCAATATCCCGGCCGATGACAGCGTGTCGATCGCCCATGGCGACTATCGCATCGCCAATGTGATCTACCACCCGACCGAGCCGAAGATCCTGGCGGTGCTGGACTGGGAGCTGGCGACGATCGGCCATCCGCTGGCGGATTTCGCCTACAACGCCATGTTCTACAGCCTGCCGGCCGGCGACGAGGGCTTCCCCGGCCTCGGCGGGATCGATCTCGGAGCGCTGGGCGTGCCGACGGAAGAGGAATACGTCGCCGCCTATTGCCGCCGCACCGGCCGCGACGGCATCGACGACTGGCCGTTCTACAAGGCCTTCGCCATGTTCCGCCTGGCCGCCATTCTTCAGGGCGTCTATCACCGCGGCATCACTGGCAATGCGAGCTCCGAGCGTGCCAAGGTGGTCGGCGCCCGGGCCTCGCTGCTCGCCGAGCTGGGCTGGAAGCAGGTCGCGAGCGACTGA
- a CDS encoding TetR/AcrR family transcriptional regulator, with translation MAGTDTKERILDAAERLFAEHTYAGVSLRTITAEANVNLAAVNYHFGSKDALLQAVFHRRARDLNRERVALLAEIEAKSGDRPLPLEEVLYALLAPPMRWMSDPGRGLSVFVQFLARCRADGTPEMKALLDRDVRHLHRFVPALQRALPDLAAEEIYWRLHFSLGMMHYTITDLSRLEAISQGVCDLEDYDALIRRMVAFAAAGFRNAPPLHQIPVFTLGQNAPAASPRAQAEEDEAVEAAS, from the coding sequence ATGGCGGGCACCGACACCAAGGAGAGGATTCTGGACGCGGCCGAGCGTCTGTTCGCCGAGCACACCTATGCCGGTGTGTCGCTCCGCACCATCACGGCCGAAGCGAACGTCAATCTGGCGGCGGTGAACTATCATTTCGGATCGAAGGATGCGCTGCTGCAGGCGGTGTTTCACCGTCGGGCGCGCGACCTCAACCGCGAGCGCGTGGCGCTGCTGGCCGAGATCGAGGCCAAGTCAGGCGACCGGCCGTTGCCGCTGGAAGAGGTGCTCTACGCCCTTCTGGCGCCGCCGATGCGCTGGATGTCGGATCCCGGGCGCGGGCTGTCGGTTTTCGTGCAGTTCCTGGCCCGCTGCCGCGCCGACGGCACGCCCGAGATGAAGGCGCTGCTGGACCGCGACGTGCGCCACCTGCACCGCTTCGTGCCGGCCCTGCAGCGGGCGCTGCCGGACCTGGCGGCCGAGGAGATCTATTGGCGGCTGCATTTCTCGCTGGGCATGATGCACTACACCATCACCGATCTCAGCCGCCTGGAGGCGATTTCGCAGGGCGTCTGCGATCTGGAGGATTACGACGCGCTGATCCGGCGGATGGTGGCCTTTGCCGCGGCGGGCTTCCGCAATGCGCCGCCGCTGCACCAGATACCCGTCTTCACCCTTGGCCAGAACGCCCCGGCGGCATCGCCGCGCGCGCAGGCGGAAGAGGATGAGGCGGTAGAGGCGGCGTCCTGA
- a CDS encoding methyl-accepting chemotaxis protein, which translates to MAAAARGLRIVHKIPGAIVAAVAITSIVLGVVAYLVSSRELVEASETKLEAITEGRKARLNDYLERVRSDVAVLADNSVLRQTLIDFTYAFELISLMDDKPDQILQKSYITDNPETDRAVLNKAGDGTFFSDSHERYHPWLRAAARSKGYADLYLVDKNGWVVYSVEKNTDFAVKLDESDVGQTGLGRAVAAAQATTEPGQVSLIDFTYHPQANNEVSAFLAVPVFGDGGYVGAVVVRLSVKGVDEVMQSAQGLGETGETYLVGSDGYMRSNSRLSADTTVLERQVNTDAVAAALAGKSGSVRDIGPGGYPVLSAYEPLEFLGQRWAVIADVAEDEILAPVVDMRNMIAAVAVGLIVIVGSIGMLVARGVTRPLGRMTGAMKELSNGNLSIDIPDRDRSDEIGEMAASVQVFKDAMVESQRLAEAQRLDQEEKSKRAEELVRLTRSFDDRVSGVLRGVTAAATELDATARSMSSTADGARHQSDEVAHATAQATENVQTVAAAAEELSHSISEIGRQVHKSSTIAGRAVDEAERTNQTVYGLAAAAEKIGDVVRLITDIAEQTNLLALNATIEAARAGEAGKGFAVVASEVKSLANQTARATEEISTQIAAVRGETNQAIGAIEGIRKIIVEINDIATSIASAVEQQSAATQEIASNVQAAARGTEQVSRSVDDMRDAAQATGSASQQILSSAGELARQATDLDSEVRSFLEAVRAG; encoded by the coding sequence ATGGCGGCTGCGGCGCGTGGGCTGCGCATCGTTCATAAAATTCCCGGTGCCATCGTGGCTGCGGTCGCGATCACATCCATCGTACTCGGCGTCGTCGCCTATCTGGTGTCGTCGCGGGAGCTGGTGGAGGCATCGGAAACCAAGCTGGAAGCGATCACCGAGGGCCGCAAGGCCCGTCTGAACGACTATCTGGAACGGGTGCGGTCCGATGTGGCGGTGCTGGCCGACAATTCGGTGCTGCGCCAGACCCTGATCGACTTCACCTACGCCTTCGAGCTGATCTCGCTTATGGATGATAAGCCCGATCAGATCCTTCAGAAGTCGTACATCACCGACAATCCCGAAACCGATCGGGCGGTGCTGAACAAGGCCGGTGACGGCACCTTCTTCAGCGACAGTCACGAGCGCTATCATCCCTGGCTGCGGGCAGCTGCACGCTCCAAGGGCTATGCCGATCTCTATCTCGTCGACAAGAACGGCTGGGTGGTCTACTCGGTCGAGAAGAACACGGATTTTGCGGTCAAGCTCGACGAGAGCGATGTCGGCCAGACCGGTCTCGGCCGTGCCGTCGCCGCCGCGCAGGCGACCACCGAGCCGGGCCAGGTGTCGCTGATCGACTTCACCTATCACCCCCAGGCCAACAACGAGGTCAGCGCCTTCCTGGCGGTGCCGGTCTTCGGTGACGGCGGCTATGTCGGTGCCGTGGTCGTGCGTCTGTCGGTCAAGGGCGTCGACGAGGTGATGCAGAGCGCCCAGGGCCTGGGCGAGACCGGCGAGACCTATCTGGTCGGCTCCGACGGTTATATGCGCTCCAACTCGCGGCTGTCGGCAGACACCACCGTGCTGGAGCGGCAGGTCAACACCGATGCCGTCGCCGCAGCGCTGGCCGGCAAGAGCGGTTCTGTCCGCGATATCGGCCCCGGCGGCTATCCGGTGCTGAGCGCCTACGAGCCGCTGGAATTCCTGGGGCAGCGCTGGGCGGTGATCGCCGACGTCGCCGAGGACGAGATCCTGGCGCCGGTCGTCGACATGCGCAACATGATCGCCGCGGTGGCCGTCGGCCTGATCGTGATCGTCGGCTCCATCGGTATGCTGGTCGCCCGCGGCGTCACCCGCCCGCTCGGCCGGATGACCGGCGCGATGAAGGAACTCTCGAACGGCAACCTCTCGATCGACATTCCCGATCGTGACCGCAGCGACGAGATCGGCGAGATGGCCGCCTCGGTGCAGGTCTTCAAGGACGCCATGGTCGAAAGCCAGCGCCTGGCCGAGGCCCAGCGGCTTGATCAGGAAGAGAAGTCGAAGCGCGCCGAGGAACTGGTGCGCCTGACCCGCAGCTTCGACGACCGGGTCAGCGGCGTGCTGCGCGGGGTGACGGCGGCTGCGACCGAGCTGGATGCCACCGCCCGCTCGATGTCGTCCACCGCCGATGGCGCCCGCCATCAGTCGGACGAGGTGGCCCATGCCACCGCCCAGGCGACCGAGAACGTGCAGACGGTGGCAGCCGCCGCCGAAGAGCTGTCGCATTCGATCTCCGAGATCGGCCGGCAGGTCCACAAGTCCTCGACCATCGCCGGCCGCGCGGTCGACGAGGCCGAGCGCACCAACCAGACCGTCTATGGCCTGGCGGCCGCGGCCGAGAAGATCGGCGACGTGGTGCGGCTGATCACCGACATCGCCGAGCAGACCAACCTTCTGGCGCTCAACGCCACCATCGAGGCGGCCCGGGCGGGCGAAGCCGGCAAGGGCTTCGCGGTCGTGGCCTCCGAGGTCAAGAGCCTCGCCAATCAGACGGCGCGGGCGACCGAGGAAATCTCGACCCAGATTGCGGCGGTGCGCGGCGAGACCAACCAGGCGATCGGCGCGATCGAAGGCATCCGCAAGATCATCGTCGAGATCAACGACATCGCCACCTCGATCGCCAGTGCGGTCGAACAGCAGAGTGCCGCGACCCAGGAGATCGCCTCGAACGTCCAGGCGGCCGCCCGCGGTACCGAACAGGTCAGCCGCAGCGTCGACGACATGCGCGACGCCGCCCAGGCCACCGGCAGCGCCTCGCAGCAGATCCTGTCCTCGGCCGGCGAACTCGCCCGCCAGGCCACCGATCTGGACAGCGAAGTCCGCAGCTTCCTTGAAGCGGTGCGCGCCGGCTGA
- a CDS encoding helix-turn-helix domain-containing protein: MTDTLYPYTECGLDNVYLANGYTLRETPYGETLAIHDIDRLHRAIGLALVRRSGGLSGAELRFLRVELGWSQEELARLLGRDKQTVGRWERGESNIDPLAERVLKLIFTEHAGAENTPRLTERLSAFAAETAGGGRMDVVMEERGGWQSRAA; encoded by the coding sequence GTGACCGACACCCTCTACCCCTACACCGAATGCGGGCTGGACAACGTCTATCTCGCAAACGGCTACACCCTGCGCGAGACACCCTATGGCGAGACGCTCGCCATCCACGACATCGACCGCCTGCATCGGGCGATCGGTCTTGCCCTGGTTCGCAGGTCAGGCGGGCTGAGCGGTGCCGAGCTCAGGTTTCTGAGGGTCGAACTCGGCTGGTCGCAGGAAGAGCTCGCCCGGCTGCTGGGCCGCGACAAGCAGACCGTCGGTCGATGGGAACGGGGTGAGAGCAACATCGATCCGCTCGCCGAACGGGTCCTGAAGCTGATCTTCACCGAACATGCCGGCGCGGAGAACACACCACGCCTGACCGAGCGGCTGTCGGCCTTCGCGGCAGAGACGGCCGGCGGAGGCCGGATGGATGTGGTGATGGAAGAGCGTGGCGGATGGCAGAGCCGGGCGGCGTGA
- a CDS encoding type II toxin-antitoxin system RelE/ParE family toxin has translation MFDIVWRPRARADLIAIVRHIAQDSPLHAEAFGAMIRQQTDRLSAHPHSGRPGRYGAYRELVVHRNYLVLYRIIEETGIVEILAVKHARRRHP, from the coding sequence GTGTTCGACATCGTCTGGCGTCCGCGCGCCAGAGCCGACCTTATCGCCATTGTCCGCCATATCGCGCAAGACAGCCCCCTCCATGCCGAAGCCTTCGGCGCCATGATCCGGCAACAGACCGACAGGCTCTCGGCGCATCCTCATTCAGGCCGGCCCGGACGCTATGGCGCGTACCGGGAACTGGTGGTGCACCGGAATTATCTCGTGCTGTATCGGATTATCGAGGAGACCGGGATCGTTGAGATCCTGGCGGTCAAGCACGCCAGACGTCGCCACCCCTGA
- a CDS encoding TylF/MycF/NovP-related O-methyltransferase: MLIIREMDAERAWDYENGFYWFSHPSRINKALAHYEIYKKVAGLPGDIFEFGVYKGTSLLRFITFRSLLENESSRKIVGFDIFGKFPTTNITNDGDIEFIKRFENSGGDGLDKSELQAILNHKNFRNVELIGGNVFEALPAYLEKNPHVRLALLHLDMDVAEPTEFALKRMYDRIVPGGMIVVDDYNAVVGATEVIDKFIADKGLQLSKLPYYATPTLITKP; the protein is encoded by the coding sequence ATGCTCATCATACGAGAGATGGACGCCGAAAGAGCATGGGACTATGAGAATGGTTTTTATTGGTTCAGTCATCCCTCCCGAATAAATAAAGCTCTCGCACATTATGAAATCTACAAGAAGGTCGCTGGACTTCCCGGTGACATATTTGAATTTGGCGTGTACAAAGGCACGTCTCTGCTGCGGTTCATAACATTCCGAAGTTTGCTTGAAAACGAGTCCTCCCGGAAAATTGTTGGATTTGATATCTTTGGGAAATTCCCCACGACCAACATTACTAATGATGGAGATATCGAGTTCATAAAAAGATTTGAAAATTCGGGAGGTGATGGTCTGGATAAATCGGAGTTGCAGGCGATTCTAAATCATAAAAATTTTAGAAATGTGGAATTGATCGGCGGGAATGTTTTTGAAGCACTTCCCGCATACCTGGAGAAAAACCCTCACGTGCGTCTTGCTCTCCTTCATCTTGACATGGATGTGGCAGAGCCGACCGAATTTGCACTGAAAAGGATGTACGATCGAATCGTTCCGGGAGGCATGATTGTCGTCGACGACTATAATGCCGTTGTGGGGGCGACTGAAGTGATCGACAAGTTTATTGCTGACAAGGGGCTTCAGTTGTCTAAGCTGCCTTATTATGCGACGCCTACCCTTATTACTAAACCCTGA
- a CDS encoding NADPH:quinone oxidoreductase family protein — MKAVLCTKLGGPEDLEIKEIQAPEMKPGHVRVRVRAAGVNFADTLIIQGKYQVRPELPFSPGIELAGEVTEVAADVTHLKPGQRVMGMAQSGAYTQEVVLPAAAVVPIPDMMDFASAAAFPVAYGTSHVALDHRAHLKAGEKLLVLGAAGGVGLTAVEIGAAMGAEVVAVASSPEKLEIARAHGATHLIDYSKDDLREKVKELVGGVDVVYDPVGGAAFDASLRCINWEGRILVIGFASGTIPQIPANLLLVKNVSVVGTFWGAYMHKDPKVLGDSLKTLLGWYAEGKLKPHVSETFPMVEAPKALRALMERRSTGKVVIDLN, encoded by the coding sequence ATCAAGGCGGTTCTGTGCACGAAGCTGGGTGGGCCCGAGGATCTTGAGATCAAGGAGATTCAGGCGCCCGAGATGAAACCCGGCCATGTGCGGGTGCGGGTGCGGGCGGCGGGGGTGAACTTCGCCGACACGCTGATCATCCAGGGCAAGTACCAGGTGCGGCCCGAACTGCCCTTCTCGCCCGGCATCGAACTGGCGGGTGAGGTGACGGAAGTGGCGGCCGACGTGACCCATCTGAAGCCCGGGCAGCGGGTGATGGGCATGGCGCAGAGCGGCGCCTATACCCAGGAAGTCGTGCTGCCTGCGGCCGCCGTCGTGCCGATCCCCGACATGATGGATTTCGCAAGCGCCGCCGCCTTCCCGGTCGCCTACGGCACGTCGCATGTGGCGCTTGACCATCGGGCGCATCTGAAGGCGGGCGAAAAGCTGCTGGTGCTGGGGGCAGCCGGCGGCGTCGGCCTGACGGCGGTGGAGATCGGTGCCGCCATGGGCGCCGAGGTGGTCGCGGTGGCGAGCAGCCCCGAGAAGCTGGAAATCGCCCGCGCCCACGGCGCGACCCACCTGATCGACTATTCGAAGGATGATCTGCGCGAAAAGGTGAAGGAGCTGGTCGGCGGCGTCGACGTGGTCTACGACCCGGTCGGCGGTGCCGCCTTCGATGCCTCGCTCCGCTGCATCAACTGGGAAGGCCGCATCCTGGTGATCGGCTTCGCCAGCGGCACCATCCCGCAGATCCCCGCCAACCTGCTGCTGGTCAAGAACGTGTCGGTCGTCGGCACCTTCTGGGGGGCCTATATGCACAAGGATCCCAAGGTGCTGGGCGACAGCCTGAAGACGCTGCTCGGCTGGTATGCCGAAGGCAAGCTCAAGCCGCATGTCTCCGAGACCTTCCCGATGGTCGAGGCCCCCAAGGCGCTCAGGGCGCTGATGGAGCGGCGCTCGACCGGCAAGGTCGTCATCGATCTGAACTGA
- a CDS encoding antitoxin PaaA2 family protein: MRGMTAEELQAAYDAGAVSDVTLKGDGGDFLIEITTRSGAGLLTTAGRADIRRFDDPITALALLHEMGITIGHFDARRWKPHTREETPEAYGHWLLSEIDAALADPAPSLPHDEVMADMDRELHQVFARAGRRSPR, from the coding sequence ATGCGCGGCATGACGGCTGAAGAATTGCAGGCCGCATATGATGCCGGTGCGGTGTCTGACGTCACGCTCAAGGGTGATGGCGGCGACTTTCTGATCGAGATCACGACGCGCAGCGGCGCAGGTCTGCTGACCACGGCCGGGCGCGCCGACATACGCCGCTTCGACGATCCGATCACCGCCCTGGCCCTGCTTCACGAGATGGGCATCACCATCGGCCACTTCGATGCCCGCCGATGGAAACCGCATACGCGCGAAGAGACCCCTGAGGCCTATGGCCACTGGCTGTTGTCCGAAATCGATGCGGCCCTGGCCGACCCTGCCCCCAGTCTGCCGCATGACGAGGTGATGGCAGACATGGACAGAGAACTCCATCAGGTCTTTGCCAGGGCGGGCAGGCGGTCGCCCCGGTAA
- a CDS encoding acyl-CoA dehydrogenase: MEFGISPRAQEIRERLIEFMDAYVYPAEAVFEEQHRASPDRWVTPPIIEELKAKARAAGLWNLFLPHSERGAGLNNLDYAPLCEVMGRSEIAPEVFNCNAPDTGNMEVLERYGTEEHKRQWLEPLLEGKIRSAFAMTEPMVASSDATNIESRIERDGDDYVINGRKWWTSGAPDPRCKILIFMGKTRFDGPRHSQQSMILVPMDTPGVTVLRPLKVFGYDDAPHGHAEVLFENVRVPAENILLGEGRGFEIAQGRLGPGRIHHCMRLIGLAERALELMCKRAQQRTAFGKTLAEHGMTRHYIAQSRMEIDQARLLTLKAAWMMDTVGNKNAKSEIAAIKVVAPNMATRVIDRAIQVHGGGGVCQDFFLAKAYAGARTLRLADGPDEVHQETIAKLELAKHALG; this comes from the coding sequence ATGGAGTTCGGCATCAGTCCGCGGGCGCAGGAAATCCGCGAACGGCTGATCGAGTTCATGGACGCCTACGTCTATCCGGCGGAGGCCGTCTTTGAAGAACAGCACCGGGCGTCGCCCGACCGCTGGGTCACGCCCCCGATCATCGAGGAACTGAAGGCCAAGGCCCGCGCCGCCGGCCTCTGGAACCTGTTCCTGCCGCACAGCGAGCGCGGTGCCGGCCTCAACAACCTCGACTACGCGCCGCTGTGCGAGGTGATGGGCCGTTCCGAGATCGCGCCGGAGGTGTTCAACTGCAACGCCCCCGACACCGGCAACATGGAAGTGCTGGAGCGCTACGGCACCGAAGAGCACAAGCGCCAGTGGCTGGAGCCGCTGCTGGAAGGCAAGATCCGCTCGGCCTTCGCCATGACCGAGCCGATGGTCGCCTCGTCGGACGCGACCAATATCGAGAGCCGGATCGAGCGCGACGGTGACGACTACGTCATCAACGGCCGCAAGTGGTGGACCAGCGGCGCGCCGGATCCGCGCTGCAAGATCCTGATCTTCATGGGCAAGACCCGCTTCGACGGGCCGCGCCACAGCCAGCAGTCGATGATCCTGGTGCCCATGGATACCCCGGGCGTGACGGTTCTGCGTCCGCTGAAGGTGTTCGGCTATGACGACGCGCCCCACGGCCATGCCGAGGTGCTGTTCGAGAATGTCCGCGTGCCGGCCGAGAACATCCTTCTGGGTGAGGGCCGCGGCTTCGAGATCGCTCAGGGCCGCCTTGGGCCGGGCCGCATCCATCACTGCATGCGCCTGATCGGCCTTGCCGAGCGTGCGCTCGAACTGATGTGCAAGCGCGCCCAGCAGCGCACCGCCTTCGGCAAGACGCTGGCCGAGCATGGCATGACCCGCCACTACATCGCCCAGTCGCGCATGGAAATCGATCAGGCCCGCCTGCTGACCCTGAAGGCGGCCTGGATGATGGACACGGTCGGCAACAAGAACGCCAAGTCCGAAATCGCGGCCATCAAGGTCGTGGCGCCGAACATGGCGACCCGCGTGATCGACCGCGCGATCCAGGTCCATGGCGGCGGCGGCGTCTGCCAGGACTTCTTCCTGGCCAAGGCCTATGCCGGCGCCCGCACGCTGCGCCTGGCCGACGGCCCGGACGAGGTCCATCAGGAGACCATCGCCAAGCTCGAGCTGGCCAAGCACGCGCTCGGCTGA
- a CDS encoding YqaA family protein: MLRRLYDRTMALAGHRHAERALGVVSFAESSFFPIPPDVILAPMVLAQRSKAWRFALICTLTSVAGAVLGYLIGYLLFESVGQAILDIYGLRQDFAAAAARYNELGWVMVLLAGITPIPFKVITITSGVTGMNVVSFILSAIVARGIRFYAVTAIIYWFGPKTLAIVEKRLGLFTVLFCVLLVGGFVLMRYIL, encoded by the coding sequence ATGCTCCGCCGCCTCTACGACCGGACCATGGCGCTTGCCGGCCATCGTCACGCCGAACGTGCCCTCGGTGTCGTCAGCTTCGCCGAAAGCTCGTTCTTCCCGATCCCGCCGGACGTGATCCTCGCCCCCATGGTGCTGGCCCAGCGCTCCAAGGCCTGGCGGTTCGCGCTCATCTGCACCCTCACCTCGGTGGCGGGGGCGGTGCTGGGTTATCTGATCGGCTATCTGCTGTTTGAAAGCGTCGGCCAGGCGATCCTTGACATCTATGGCCTGCGCCAGGACTTCGCCGCCGCCGCCGCCCGCTATAATGAACTCGGCTGGGTGATGGTGCTGCTGGCCGGCATCACGCCGATCCCGTTCAAGGTGATCACCATCACCAGCGGCGTCACGGGCATGAATGTCGTCAGCTTCATTCTGTCTGCGATCGTGGCGCGCGGTATCCGGTTCTATGCGGTGACCGCGATCATCTACTGGTTCGGGCCCAAGACCCTTGCCATCGTCGAGAAGCGGCTCGGCCTGTTCACGGTTCTGTTCTGCGTGCTGCTGGTCGGCGGTTTCGTGCTGATGCGCTACATCCTTTGA
- a CDS encoding PhoX family protein, with amino-acid sequence MSTLPEASRRTVLRLLAGMPLLPVAGLAAGSTATAFGRTAFAATGGAAAAPRSVEFVAMSAPATAAAQATTTVGSSMVVTYADGKTQNFALGYEPLFITGDDLPDGKGGKVLAGGYVDINGKPIMDASGEKPVQFFSDCPDGCNMLMPMDAKVAGVKGNTVFAVVQFEYTTRDAADKDMYGRLPSPIAVLTLDQDPATGALKLVQYHNVDTSPVHGLWITCGASLSPWNTHLSSEEYEPDAPFARTDEQFRAFSQNLFGDPDKANPYHYGHLPEVKVNADGTGTITKHYCMGRISHELVQVMPDQRTVLMGDDATNGGLFMFIADKPADLSAGTLYAAKLAQRAGVDIDKGGSFDLTWVKLGHATSDEIRKLADTLTAADIVEVVKEDPKDASFTQIGFNGKAQWVRFKPGMEKAAAFLETHRWAPLQGATLALSKLEGVTVNAKDKTAYMAVSYIYKSMSDGKSGIKVDKIDAGAVYQLPMEGGRKDAAGNAIDSEWVPVHFSAVPALVGRDLAEPDAVGNTADVDLVANPDNVKFSERLRTLFIGEDSGNHVNNFLWAYEVDTGRLSRLLSCPAGAESTGLQAVDDVNGFAYIMSNFQHPGDWGKGLHDKVKAEVAPLIDANYRNRRSGGVGYIAGMPQPV; translated from the coding sequence ATGTCCACTCTGCCCGAGGCTTCGCGCCGCACGGTTCTCCGCCTGCTGGCGGGCATGCCGCTTCTGCCCGTGGCGGGGCTTGCCGCCGGCTCGACGGCGACCGCCTTCGGCCGCACCGCTTTCGCCGCGACCGGTGGCGCCGCCGCGGCGCCCAGGTCGGTGGAGTTCGTCGCCATGTCGGCGCCTGCCACCGCGGCGGCACAGGCCACCACCACGGTCGGCTCGTCGATGGTGGTGACCTATGCCGACGGCAAGACGCAGAATTTCGCGCTGGGCTACGAGCCGCTGTTCATCACCGGCGACGACCTGCCCGACGGCAAGGGCGGCAAGGTGCTGGCCGGCGGCTATGTCGACATCAACGGCAAGCCGATCATGGACGCCTCGGGCGAGAAGCCGGTGCAGTTCTTCTCCGACTGCCCGGACGGCTGCAACATGCTGATGCCGATGGATGCGAAGGTCGCCGGCGTGAAGGGCAACACCGTGTTCGCGGTGGTGCAGTTCGAATACACCACCCGCGATGCCGCCGATAAGGACATGTATGGCCGCCTGCCCTCGCCCATCGCGGTGCTGACGCTGGACCAGGATCCGGCGACCGGCGCGCTGAAGCTTGTGCAGTACCACAATGTCGACACCAGCCCGGTGCACGGCCTGTGGATCACCTGCGGCGCCAGCCTGTCGCCCTGGAACACCCATCTATCGAGCGAAGAGTACGAGCCCGACGCGCCCTTCGCCAGGACCGACGAGCAGTTCCGCGCCTTCAGCCAGAACCTGTTCGGCGATCCGGACAAGGCCAACCCCTATCACTATGGCCATCTGCCCGAGGTGAAGGTGAATGCCGACGGCACCGGCACCATCACCAAGCACTATTGCATGGGCCGCATCTCGCACGAGCTGGTGCAGGTGATGCCGGACCAGCGCACCGTGCTGATGGGTGACGACGCCACCAATGGCGGCCTGTTCATGTTCATCGCCGACAAGCCCGCCGATCTGTCGGCCGGCACGCTTTATGCGGCGAAGCTGGCGCAGCGCGCGGGCGTCGACATCGACAAGGGCGGTTCGTTCGATCTGACCTGGGTGAAGCTCGGCCATGCGACCAGCGACGAGATCCGCAAGCTCGCCGACACGCTGACCGCCGCCGACATCGTCGAGGTGGTGAAGGAGGATCCGAAGGACGCCTCGTTCACCCAGATCGGCTTCAACGGCAAGGCCCAGTGGGTGCGCTTCAAGCCGGGCATGGAGAAGGCGGCGGCCTTCCTGGAGACCCATCGCTGGGCGCCGCTGCAGGGGGCCACGCTGGCGCTGAGCAAGCTGGAAGGCGTGACCGTCAACGCGAAGGACAAGACCGCCTATATGGCCGTGTCCTACATCTACAAGTCGATGAGCGACGGCAAGAGCGGCATCAAGGTCGACAAGATCGATGCCGGTGCGGTCTATCAGCTGCCGATGGAAGGCGGCCGCAAGGATGCCGCCGGCAACGCCATCGACAGCGAGTGGGTGCCGGTGCATTTCTCGGCCGTTCCGGCCCTGGTCGGCCGGGATCTGGCCGAGCCGGATGCCGTCGGCAACACCGCCGATGTCGACCTGGTCGCCAATCCCGATAACGTGAAGTTCTCGGAGCGGCTGCGCACGCTGTTCATCGGCGAGGACAGCGGCAACCACGTCAACAACTTCCTCTGGGCCTATGAGGTCGATACCGGCCGCCTGTCGCGGCTGCTGTCCTGCCCGGCCGGCGCCGAATCGACCGGCCTGCAGGCGGTCGACGACGTCAACGGCTTCGCCTACATCATGAGCAACTTCCAGCACCCGGGCGACTGGGGCAAGGGGCTGCACGACAAGGTGAAGGCCGAGGTCGCACCGCTGATCGACGCCAACTACCGCAACCGCCGCAGCGGCGGCGTCGGCTATATCGCCGGTATGCCCCAGCCGGTCTGA